In the genome of Fusarium fujikuroi IMI 58289 draft genome, chromosome FFUJ_chr02, one region contains:
- a CDS encoding related to myosin-crossreactive antigen has translation MDDKHENPPDENNGVISLSNSPESTNEADAKGPHVWLVGGGIASLAAAVFLIEDAKVPGDHIHILEASAKAGGSMATFSKPSWDTGYRVSAIRKMSLTYHCLYGMLEKVPSDIEGETLAAKLHRFNQARRKLGASGTRLVRQVIDNNGIEKPEAVDVSTMGLSVKNQCDLMRVVLETEEELEGLEIQALFEPDFFETNFWDLWSSLNRFHPWCSAVEFRRCLHRMLHEFPNMGTLSGVEQAPEEDFEAIIKPLTQYLKAMDVEFRHGIQVSGLEIEDVGSDFRVSALKTYQDNKHVLITTGPDDLVLLTLGSLTSGMGYGTNDQPPPTMELRDSAPHELDPSWTFWDRLAMDRPKTFGNPEAFFDRPSKSTWLSFTVTLRDPAFFEHLRTWTGTLTGAVPLITFRDCPWMLSLTIPQQPYVRDQPSDVFVFWGYGLFPDQQGRYVRKPMLECTGAEILTELLHLMAFPLQPTLERSITIPCLMPLIGSPFLTRKKGDRPKVIPDGSKNLGLMGQFVEIEREVTFTMEYSVRSAQLAVYGLMGLDKKPPGVMGEDHSVLTLGMALKTMMT, from the exons ATGGATGACAAACACGAAAATCCTCCCGATGAGAACAACGGTGTTATtagcctcagcaacagcccgGAGAGCACTAATGAAGCCGATGCGAAGGGTCCTCATGTGTGGCTTGTCGGCGGCGGTATTGCATCTCTTGCCGCCGCGGTCTTTCTGATCGAAGATGCAAAGGTCCCCGGGGATCATATCCACATTCTTGAGGCATCGGCGAAAGCTGGTGGATCAATGGCGACGTTCTCGAAGCCATCATGGGACACAGGGTATCGAGTATCTGCGATTCGAAAAATGAGCCTTACGTACCATTGTTTGTATGGGATGTTGGAAAAGGTGCCGTCGGACATTGAGGGCGAGACACTCGCAGCCAAATTACACCGGTTCAACCAAGCAAGGAGGAAACTAGGCGCATCGGGAACGAGATTAGTGAGGCAGGTCATTGATAACAATGGGATTGAGAAACCCGAAGCCGTTGATGTGAGCACAATGGGTTTGAGTGTCAAGAACCAGTGCGACTTGATGAGAGTTGTTCTCGAAacggaggaggagctggagggccTTGAGATTCAGGCTTTGTTTGAACCCGACTTCTTTGAGACGAACTTTTGGGATTTGTGGTCGTCGCTCAATCGGTTTCACCCTTGGTGTAGTGCTGTTGAGTTCAGGCGGTGTCTGCATAGAATGTTGCATGAGTTTCCCAACATGGGGACACTATCTGGCGTGGAGCAGGCTCCCGAGGAGGACTTCGAGGCGATCATCAAGCCTTTGACGCAGTATCTGAAGGCGATGGATGTTGAGTTTCGGCACG GCATTCAAGTTAGCGGTTTAGAAATTGAGGATGTAGGTTCCGACTTTCGAGTGTCGGCCCTGAAAACATACCAAGACAACAAGCATGTCTTGATAACAACTGGGCCTGATGACCTTGTACTTCTCACACTCGGATCCCTCACATCTGGAATGGGATACGGCACAAACGACCAACCGCCGCCGACGATGGAGCTTCGCGATTCAGCACCGCACGAGCTCGACCCCTCATGGACCTTCTGGGATAGACTTGCGATGGATCGCCCCAAGACATTTGGTAACCCTGAAGCATTCTTCGACCGACCTTCAAAGTCAACATGGCTCTCCTTCACCGTCACCCTTCGCGACCCAGCATTCTTCGAGCACTTACGTACCTGGACCGGCACACTAACAGGAGCTGTACCATTAATAACCTTCCGCGACTGCCCCTGGATGCTGTCCCTCACAATTCCTCAACAACCCTATGTCAGAGATCAACCCTCCGACGTCTTCGTATTCTGGGGTTATGGCCTTTTCCCCGATCAACAAGGCCGCTACGTCAGAAAACCCATGCTCGAATGCACCGGCGCCGAAATCCTCACCGAGCTTCTTCACCTCATGGCCTTCCCCCTCCAGCCCACCCTCGAGCGCTCCATCACAATTCCTTGCCTGATGCCGTTAATCGGAAGTCCATTCTTGACACGAAAGAAAGGCGATCGACCGAAGGTAATACCCGATGGGAGCAAGAACTTGGGCTTGATGGGACAgtttgttgagattgagcgGGAAGTGACGTTTACGATGGAGTACTCGGTTAGGTCGGCGCAGTTGGCTGTGTATGGGCTCATGGGATTGGATAAGAAACCGCCGGGGGTGATGGGTGAGGATCATTCTGTATTGACGTTGGGAATGGcgttgaagacgatgatgacttga